A DNA window from Amycolatopsis sp. DSM 110486 contains the following coding sequences:
- a CDS encoding class II aldolase/adducin family protein produces the protein MRESVALACRVLAATGLVEHVLGHISVRTSPDELLVRCRGPEEAGLRYTTAEDIRPVPLHGTPETGEWSVPNELPIHTEVLRRHPEATAVVHAHPPAVVTMALAGLPWLPLFGAYDIPAARLAADGIPVWPRSVLVNDHDLAGQMADALGDRPVLVLSGHGLVSVAGGDPETAVAQAVLQAIAVDTLARHTLAVAHAGGKPVAIPDEDLALLPDLGGAFNVTTLWRHVVRRTENP, from the coding sequence GTGAGGGAGTCCGTCGCGCTCGCCTGCCGGGTGCTCGCCGCGACCGGCCTCGTCGAGCACGTGCTCGGCCACATCAGCGTCCGCACGTCGCCGGACGAGCTGCTGGTGCGCTGCCGTGGCCCGGAGGAAGCCGGCCTCCGCTACACGACGGCGGAGGACATCCGGCCGGTGCCGCTGCACGGCACGCCCGAAACCGGCGAGTGGAGCGTGCCCAACGAGCTCCCGATCCACACCGAGGTGCTGCGGCGCCACCCCGAGGCGACGGCCGTGGTCCACGCGCACCCACCCGCCGTGGTCACCATGGCGCTCGCCGGGCTGCCGTGGCTGCCGCTGTTCGGCGCCTACGACATCCCCGCCGCGCGGCTGGCCGCAGACGGCATCCCCGTGTGGCCGCGCTCGGTGCTGGTGAACGACCACGACCTCGCCGGGCAGATGGCCGACGCGCTCGGCGACCGGCCGGTCCTGGTCCTCAGTGGACACGGGCTGGTCAGCGTCGCCGGCGGCGACCCCGAGACCGCGGTGGCCCAGGCCGTGTTGCAGGCCATCGCCGTCGACACGCTCGCCCGGCACACCCTCGCCGTCGCCCACGCCGGCGGGAAACCGGTGGCGATCCCCGACGAGGACCTCGCGCTCCTGCCCGATCTGGGCGGGGCGTTCAACGTCACGACCCTGTGGCGGCACGTGGTGCGGCGCACCGAGAACCCCTGA
- a CDS encoding cupin domain-containing protein translates to MRDEYLKGVLASEKKNLDSSEIAARDEFNRQHPPNKGLVVEDDLRKMELPARPWRNNRGHYFDLADYEVLSAHISELKPGNNSVRHRHTTEAYLYVVKGHGFSLVNYDDEPIEVVEWQEGTLFAPPRWAWHQHFNLDGNDTARYLAIQDTGLLRTMRLHNIERHGVQLSPDEGKQLLDAAVEAGTTHGARK, encoded by the coding sequence GTGCGTGACGAGTACCTGAAGGGCGTCCTGGCCAGCGAGAAGAAGAACCTCGATTCCTCGGAGATCGCGGCCCGCGACGAGTTCAACCGGCAGCACCCGCCGAACAAGGGCCTGGTCGTGGAGGACGACCTGAGGAAGATGGAGCTGCCGGCCCGGCCGTGGCGCAACAACCGAGGCCACTACTTCGACCTCGCCGACTACGAGGTGCTGAGCGCGCACATCTCGGAGCTCAAGCCGGGCAACAACTCCGTGCGCCACCGCCACACCACCGAGGCCTACCTCTACGTGGTCAAGGGACACGGTTTCTCGCTCGTCAACTACGACGACGAGCCGATCGAGGTCGTCGAATGGCAGGAGGGCACGCTGTTCGCGCCGCCTCGGTGGGCGTGGCACCAGCACTTCAACCTCGACGGCAATGACACCGCGCGCTACCTCGCGATCCAGGACACGGGACTGCTGCGCACGATGCGCCTGCACAACATTGAGCGCCACGGCGTGCAGCTCTCCCCCGACGAGGGCAAGCAGCTCCTCGACGCGGCCGTCGAGGCCGGCACCACGCACGGCGCCCGCAAGTAA
- a CDS encoding class I SAM-dependent methyltransferase, with product MSEWLDPTVATSWLEQDSLVGFLVLPRRIAATLVAGDRPRTKLVADIGSGPGDFLEVLLDLFPGAHGIWTDVSTVMEDAARARLARFSDRVSYQLTDMTDLAELPGDLDVVMTSRASHHLNPAQLARFYTEAAEHLAPGGWLLNLDHIGPGPVWDARLRAARKQLIPPSDKAGAHKHNDALPSVNDHLEGLAKAGFGDVEMPWRGLYTCLLAARRDG from the coding sequence GTGTCCGAATGGCTGGACCCGACCGTCGCGACGTCGTGGCTGGAACAGGACAGCCTCGTCGGATTCCTCGTGCTGCCCCGGCGAATCGCCGCCACGCTGGTGGCGGGCGACCGGCCGCGGACGAAACTGGTGGCCGACATCGGCAGCGGCCCCGGTGACTTCCTGGAGGTCCTGCTCGATCTCTTCCCCGGCGCGCACGGCATCTGGACCGACGTCTCCACCGTGATGGAAGACGCCGCCCGCGCGCGACTCGCCCGCTTCTCCGACCGCGTTTCCTACCAGCTCACCGACATGACGGACCTCGCGGAACTGCCCGGTGACCTCGACGTGGTGATGACCTCGCGGGCCAGCCACCACCTGAACCCGGCGCAGCTGGCGCGGTTCTACACCGAAGCGGCCGAGCACCTGGCGCCCGGCGGCTGGCTGCTGAACCTCGACCACATCGGGCCCGGGCCGGTGTGGGACGCGCGGCTGCGCGCAGCCCGCAAGCAGCTCATCCCGCCTTCCGACAAGGCCGGTGCCCACAAGCACAACGACGCGCTGCCCTCGGTGAACGACCACCTCGAAGGGCTCGCGAAGGCCGGGTTCGGCGACGTCGAGATGCCCTGGCGCGGCCTGTACACCTGCCTGCTGGCGGCTCGTCGTGACGGTTGA
- a CDS encoding HoxN/HupN/NixA family nickel/cobalt transporter produces MATVVLLLNLVGWGVLGLVVAPEHHALAGGGFFGVGLGVTAFTLGLRHAFDADHIAAIDNTTRKLMAEGGRPLSVGFWFSLGHSTVVFGLCLLLSIGVRALAGSVTDDSSALHRVTGLIGTSVSGVFLYIIGIVNLVVLFGILRVFREMRHGRFSEAELEEHLARRGVLNRLLSGLTKAVRKPWHIYPVGVLFGLGFDTATEVGLLVLAAGAATFALPWYAILVLPVLFAAGMTLFDTADGCFMNFAYGWAFAKPVRKVFYNLTVTALSVAVALVIGTIELLSILADRLGIVSGPLAAIADLDLNNVGFAIAGLFVATWLVAVLVWRVGRIEEKWSAHLSVDPDR; encoded by the coding sequence ATGGCCACTGTCGTCCTGCTGCTGAACCTCGTCGGCTGGGGGGTGCTCGGCCTCGTGGTGGCCCCGGAGCACCACGCGCTGGCCGGCGGCGGGTTCTTCGGCGTCGGGCTCGGCGTCACGGCGTTCACGCTGGGCCTGCGCCACGCGTTCGACGCCGACCACATCGCCGCCATCGACAACACCACCCGCAAGCTGATGGCCGAGGGGGGCCGGCCGCTGTCGGTCGGGTTCTGGTTCTCGCTCGGTCATTCGACCGTCGTGTTCGGACTGTGCCTGCTGCTCTCGATCGGTGTGCGCGCGCTCGCCGGATCGGTCACGGACGACTCGTCGGCGCTGCACCGGGTGACGGGCCTGATCGGCACGTCGGTATCGGGGGTGTTCCTCTATATCATCGGGATCGTCAACCTGGTCGTGCTGTTCGGCATTCTGCGAGTGTTCCGCGAGATGCGCCACGGCCGGTTCAGCGAAGCCGAGCTCGAGGAGCACCTCGCGCGGCGCGGCGTGCTGAACCGGCTGCTGTCCGGCCTGACGAAGGCGGTCCGCAAGCCCTGGCACATCTACCCGGTGGGTGTCCTCTTCGGACTCGGGTTCGACACCGCCACCGAGGTGGGCCTGCTCGTGCTGGCGGCGGGCGCGGCCACTTTCGCCCTGCCCTGGTACGCCATCCTCGTGCTGCCGGTGCTGTTCGCGGCGGGGATGACGCTGTTCGACACCGCCGACGGCTGCTTCATGAACTTCGCCTACGGGTGGGCGTTCGCGAAGCCGGTGCGCAAGGTCTTCTACAACCTCACCGTGACCGCGCTTTCGGTGGCTGTCGCGCTCGTCATCGGGACGATCGAGCTGCTGTCGATCCTCGCCGACCGGCTCGGGATCGTCTCGGGCCCGCTGGCCGCGATCGCCGACCTCGACCTGAACAACGTCGGCTTCGCGATCGCCGGGTTGTTCGTCGCGACCTGGCTCGTCGCCGTGCTCGTCTGGCGGGTCGGCCGGATCGAGGAGAAGTGGTCGGCCCACCTCTCCGTCGACCCCGACCGTTAG
- a CDS encoding NAD(P)-dependent oxidoreductase — MSDHGSVGVAGLGAMGAPIARHLAGAGWDTVVFDRNRSTVDELVGAGARAAGSAAGLGGCDVVLVIVPSDEDVLEVSAAVLTTAKPGSALLICSSVTPETSHRVEAEAEGAGVAVLDAALTGGVRGAENGEIVLLVGGEEAVLDRVRPALQPWTKAVHHLGPLGSGQVGKTVNNLCHWGQITAIVEAMRLGRSLGVEPAKLRRALLDGVAASATLAQLELMRFTWYRKDLANAFRMADGVGQDLPVAHTAREVMEGITVAGVAELFGGPPA; from the coding sequence ATGTCGGATCACGGAAGCGTTGGCGTGGCCGGGCTGGGTGCGATGGGCGCGCCGATCGCGCGGCACCTCGCCGGCGCCGGCTGGGACACGGTTGTATTCGACCGCAATCGCTCCACAGTGGACGAACTGGTCGGCGCGGGCGCGAGGGCGGCCGGGTCCGCGGCCGGGCTCGGCGGTTGCGACGTGGTGCTCGTGATCGTTCCGTCTGATGAGGACGTGCTCGAGGTGTCGGCGGCCGTGCTGACCACGGCGAAGCCTGGCTCCGCGTTGCTGATCTGCAGTTCGGTGACGCCCGAGACCTCGCACCGCGTCGAGGCCGAGGCCGAAGGCGCCGGAGTGGCCGTCCTGGACGCGGCGCTCACCGGCGGTGTCCGCGGAGCGGAGAACGGCGAGATCGTCCTGCTGGTCGGCGGGGAAGAAGCTGTGCTGGACCGGGTGCGCCCGGCGCTGCAGCCGTGGACGAAAGCGGTGCACCACCTCGGTCCGCTCGGCTCCGGCCAGGTCGGCAAGACGGTGAACAACCTGTGTCACTGGGGCCAGATCACGGCGATCGTCGAGGCGATGCGGCTCGGTCGCAGCCTCGGCGTCGAGCCGGCGAAGCTGCGCCGGGCCTTGCTCGACGGAGTGGCCGCGAGCGCCACGCTCGCGCAGCTCGAACTGATGCGCTTCACCTGGTACCGCAAGGATCTGGCCAATGCGTTCCGCATGGCCGACGGCGTGGGCCAGGACCTGCCGGTGGCGCACACCGCGCGCGAGGTGATGGAGGGCATCACCGTCGCGGGCGTGGCGGAGCTGTTCGGCGGGCCGCCCGCCTAA
- a CDS encoding cupin domain-containing protein, which produces MGKKGRVFVRGLTSETYGLGQFRQAQLAAERVRDDSVVVDDAKVGHSGDSEKSRTWWRIGPGDEDFLTQTLQVHFVELPPHSSNRGHGHQNEASFYILEGAGYEIHDDQRYDWKAGELVFVHTDSVHRHYNPYDEKAVALVMKAKCTWMFLGLLQQGRGGPIERPDEFGEREDWSRIWTDGVLERKKVVRQEDTVWETTPMGRVRVLNSPERTDLRQFSVDVFELDIPAGSRSGKHWKMADEVLYVLDGSGYSLHWEVQEEIAEKYYARVAKTPTRHEITKGDTLYVPQNTIAVHYAADGTPLRLLSAQNRMFKHIGYDKVHYFENAPEYTGELAEAASAV; this is translated from the coding sequence ATGGGCAAGAAGGGACGCGTGTTCGTACGTGGCTTGACTTCTGAGACCTACGGGCTCGGTCAGTTCCGTCAGGCCCAGCTGGCCGCCGAACGAGTCCGCGACGACTCGGTGGTGGTCGACGACGCGAAGGTCGGCCACTCCGGCGACTCGGAGAAGTCCCGCACGTGGTGGCGAATCGGGCCGGGGGACGAGGACTTCCTGACCCAGACGTTGCAGGTGCATTTCGTCGAACTGCCGCCGCACAGCTCCAACCGGGGACACGGACACCAGAACGAGGCGTCCTTCTACATCCTCGAAGGTGCCGGCTACGAGATCCACGACGACCAGCGTTACGACTGGAAGGCCGGGGAACTGGTCTTCGTGCACACCGACTCGGTGCACCGGCACTACAACCCCTACGACGAAAAAGCCGTCGCGCTGGTGATGAAGGCCAAGTGCACGTGGATGTTCCTGGGTCTGCTGCAGCAGGGCCGCGGCGGTCCGATCGAGCGGCCGGACGAGTTCGGTGAGCGCGAGGACTGGTCGCGGATCTGGACCGACGGTGTGCTGGAGCGCAAGAAGGTCGTGCGGCAGGAGGACACGGTCTGGGAAACGACCCCGATGGGCCGCGTCCGCGTGCTCAACAGTCCCGAGCGGACGGACCTGCGTCAGTTCTCCGTCGATGTCTTCGAGCTCGACATCCCGGCCGGCAGCCGCTCGGGCAAGCACTGGAAGATGGCCGACGAGGTCCTCTATGTGCTCGATGGCTCCGGCTATTCGCTGCACTGGGAGGTCCAGGAGGAGATCGCGGAGAAGTACTACGCGCGAGTCGCGAAGACGCCGACCCGGCACGAGATCACGAAGGGCGACACGCTCTACGTTCCGCAGAACACGATCGCCGTGCACTACGCCGCAGACGGCACTCCGTTGCGCTTGCTGTCCGCGCAGAACCGCATGTTCAAGCACATCGGCTACGACAAGGTGCACTACTTCGAAAACGCTCCGGAGTACACCGGCGAACTGGCCGAAGCCGCCAGCGCCGTCTGA
- a CDS encoding ABC transporter substrate-binding protein — protein sequence MHKRRSTRRTVSAVLAGGLALTMAAACGSGAASSTDEAQTTADQRNPQQLAEVAAREGQVVWYTTFADTDVAPIIASFNKVYPKIKVNALRLSADKIPPRVITEQRGGKYNADVVSGDSPQIAQLLQAGALQPYKPVDAAPLPAGLSLPDGYQGVVYAVTTVLSWNPQVLTQKGLTAPKSWEDLTKPQWRGQFSIDPGAVNWYDSLIAAMGHDKALALLKGLGDNAPVFVESHTQSLTNVQAGEPLAAATAYGYKASSLKKKTPNTLDFVNGTPLPASLNLIDVVKNSPHPNAARLFDDWMVSKAGQQEIVDVTNHTSVRPDVTNDAKVWDETKWPAAWGHPNLSQADYNNELAEMKSALKAP from the coding sequence ATGCACAAGAGGCGAAGCACCCGACGGACCGTCTCGGCCGTCCTCGCCGGCGGCCTGGCGTTGACGATGGCCGCCGCGTGCGGCTCCGGCGCGGCCAGCTCTACCGACGAGGCCCAGACGACGGCCGACCAGCGCAACCCCCAGCAGCTCGCCGAGGTGGCGGCGAGGGAAGGCCAGGTGGTCTGGTACACCACGTTCGCCGACACCGACGTCGCTCCGATCATCGCGTCGTTCAACAAGGTCTACCCGAAGATCAAGGTCAACGCCCTGCGGCTGAGCGCCGACAAGATCCCGCCCCGCGTGATCACCGAGCAGCGCGGCGGCAAGTACAACGCCGACGTGGTCTCCGGCGACTCGCCGCAGATCGCCCAGCTGCTGCAGGCGGGCGCGCTGCAGCCCTACAAACCGGTCGACGCCGCACCGCTGCCCGCCGGGCTCAGCCTGCCCGACGGCTACCAAGGTGTCGTGTACGCCGTCACCACCGTGCTCTCCTGGAACCCCCAGGTGCTCACGCAGAAGGGCCTGACCGCACCGAAATCCTGGGAGGACCTCACGAAGCCCCAGTGGCGCGGGCAGTTCTCGATCGACCCCGGCGCGGTCAACTGGTACGACAGCCTGATCGCGGCGATGGGCCACGACAAGGCACTGGCGTTGCTGAAGGGGCTCGGCGACAACGCGCCGGTGTTCGTCGAGAGCCACACCCAGTCGCTGACCAACGTGCAAGCCGGCGAGCCGCTCGCCGCCGCGACCGCCTACGGCTACAAAGCCTCCAGCCTCAAGAAGAAGACGCCGAACACCCTGGACTTCGTCAACGGCACACCGCTGCCGGCGTCGCTGAACCTCATCGACGTCGTGAAGAACTCGCCGCACCCCAACGCCGCCCGCCTCTTCGACGACTGGATGGTCTCCAAGGCCGGGCAGCAGGAGATCGTCGACGTCACCAACCACACGTCGGTCCGCCCGGACGTCACCAACGACGCGAAGGTGTGGGACGAGACGAAGTGGCCGGCCGCGTGGGGGCACCCGAACCTCTCGCAGGCGGACTACAACAACGAGCTCGCGGAAATGAAGTCGGCACTCAAAGCGCCGTGA
- a CDS encoding iron ABC transporter permease, which translates to MTLLDTRPGDPAPTETGRSAKTSRHRSWRSLLQPRYLTLAVAAIAVAYLALVPVGTMIYASLQTSFLGTGVSSWTLHNYATTFASDGFGTLVLNSFLYAGLTAIVCTVIGFGLAWLVSRTNTPCKTFAQLAALVPLIVPGILNTVAWALLLSPERGPLNGVLRSVGLPTFNIYSIAGMVFVQSIHVAPVAFLMGTAAFSSMDSSLEEASLASGASPVRTFRVITLRMARPAILSAALLMFIQTISTFEVPQLIGVPGHTYVFVSRIYSALQAFPADYGTVGVIGVFVLVIASIGLILSQRLSRRSATQTITGKGFRSTVQDLGKWRWAGLAVFILFFVIAVVLPLAMLIWSSLLPGYEPPSLKALGDLGFGNYAQIFRQPALIESVRNSVVTAVSSAVIVTALSAVVAYLTVKTKVFGRGLLDGLATVPIAVPSIVMGVGILYWYLAAPLPVHLYGTLTILVVAFVTISLPYAMRYLVPGMSQIKDELEEAATASGASWAQTFRRVFIPLLMPSLLAAFLYTMIVAFREISAAIFLYSSGSEVVSVSIYDLYSNGSYPVVAALGVVMVLFLTILVAGVRLLGRRFGIQGANQS; encoded by the coding sequence ATGACCCTGCTGGACACCCGACCCGGCGACCCGGCACCCACCGAGACCGGCCGGTCCGCGAAGACCTCGCGCCACCGGTCCTGGCGATCCCTGCTGCAGCCGCGCTACCTCACGCTCGCCGTCGCGGCGATCGCGGTGGCCTACCTCGCGCTGGTCCCGGTCGGCACGATGATCTACGCCAGCTTGCAGACGTCGTTCCTCGGCACCGGCGTTTCGTCATGGACACTGCACAACTACGCCACGACCTTCGCGTCCGACGGGTTCGGCACGCTGGTGCTCAACTCGTTCCTCTACGCCGGGCTCACGGCGATCGTCTGCACGGTGATCGGGTTCGGGCTCGCGTGGCTGGTCAGCCGGACCAACACCCCGTGCAAGACGTTCGCGCAGCTGGCGGCGCTCGTCCCACTGATCGTGCCGGGGATCCTCAACACGGTGGCGTGGGCCCTGCTGCTCTCCCCCGAACGCGGGCCGCTCAACGGCGTCCTGCGGTCGGTGGGACTCCCGACATTCAACATCTACTCGATCGCCGGCATGGTGTTCGTGCAGTCCATCCACGTCGCGCCGGTCGCGTTCCTCATGGGCACGGCGGCGTTCAGCTCGATGGACTCGTCGCTGGAGGAGGCCTCGCTCGCCTCGGGCGCCTCCCCCGTGCGCACCTTCCGCGTGATCACGCTGCGGATGGCCCGGCCGGCGATCCTGTCGGCCGCGCTGCTGATGTTCATCCAGACCATCTCGACGTTCGAGGTGCCGCAGCTGATCGGCGTGCCGGGCCACACGTACGTGTTCGTCAGCCGGATCTACAGCGCGCTGCAGGCGTTCCCTGCGGATTACGGCACGGTCGGGGTGATCGGGGTGTTCGTGCTGGTGATCGCGTCGATCGGGCTGATTCTGTCGCAACGGCTGAGCCGGCGTTCGGCCACGCAGACGATCACCGGCAAGGGGTTCCGCTCGACGGTGCAGGACCTGGGCAAGTGGCGCTGGGCCGGACTGGCCGTGTTCATCCTGTTCTTCGTCATCGCGGTCGTGCTGCCGCTGGCGATGCTGATCTGGTCGTCGCTGCTGCCCGGCTACGAACCGCCTTCGCTGAAAGCGCTGGGAGACCTGGGATTCGGCAACTACGCCCAGATCTTCCGGCAGCCGGCCCTGATCGAGTCGGTGCGCAACAGCGTCGTCACGGCGGTGAGCTCGGCGGTGATCGTCACCGCGCTCAGCGCCGTGGTCGCCTACCTCACGGTGAAGACGAAGGTGTTCGGCCGCGGGCTGCTCGACGGGCTGGCGACGGTGCCGATCGCCGTACCCAGCATCGTGATGGGCGTCGGCATCCTCTACTGGTACCTCGCCGCGCCGCTGCCCGTGCACCTCTACGGCACGCTGACCATCCTGGTCGTCGCGTTCGTGACGATCAGCCTGCCGTACGCGATGCGCTACCTCGTGCCCGGCATGTCGCAGATCAAGGACGAGCTCGAAGAGGCGGCGACCGCGAGCGGCGCTTCCTGGGCCCAGACGTTCCGGCGGGTGTTCATCCCGCTTCTCATGCCCTCACTGCTGGCCGCGTTCCTGTACACGATGATCGTCGCGTTCCGCGAGATCTCCGCGGCGATCTTCCTGTACTCCTCCGGGTCGGAGGTCGTGTCCGTGAGCATCTACGACCTCTATTCCAACGGCTCGTACCCGGTGGTCGCCGCGCTCGGAGTGGTGATGGTGCTGTTCCTGACGATCCTCGTCGCCGGTGTCCGGCTGCTCGGGCGCCGCTTCGGGATCCAGGGCGCGAATCAGAGCTGA
- a CDS encoding ABC transporter ATP-binding protein, translating to MIRLTGLTKRFPGRTVAANAVDGIDLEIAEGKLVTLLGPSGCGKTTTLRLIAGLERADAGSIELDGKVVSDPRNGVFAGAHRRPIGIVFQSYAIWPHMSVVQNVMFPLRVNKPRIRAAAARKKALDALDLVGLADFAERPAPALSGGQQQRVALARALVREPKVLLLDEPLSNLDAGLRDRMRDEIRAVQQRLGITTVFVTHDQDEALAVSDDVVVMNSGSIVERGRPQEIYARPQQEFTARFLGVSNTLTGVVTEVLETGVCVQVGPGRLVCSTSSELSAGDAVSVFMRPESFGFSRKQHDAEAWKGTVEFSIYHGDCWDYYVRLGDDVLKVRVYKEKVGLAHGDPIFLQPEPEDAIVLPAH from the coding sequence ATGATCAGGCTGACCGGACTGACGAAACGATTCCCGGGCCGGACCGTGGCCGCCAACGCGGTCGACGGGATCGACCTGGAGATCGCCGAGGGCAAGCTGGTGACCCTGCTGGGCCCCAGCGGCTGCGGGAAAACCACCACGCTGCGGCTCATCGCCGGGCTGGAACGCGCCGACGCCGGCTCGATCGAGCTCGACGGCAAGGTCGTTTCCGATCCCCGCAACGGGGTGTTCGCCGGCGCGCACCGCCGGCCGATCGGGATCGTATTCCAGTCGTACGCGATCTGGCCGCACATGTCGGTGGTGCAGAACGTGATGTTTCCCTTGCGGGTCAACAAACCCCGGATCCGCGCCGCGGCGGCGCGCAAGAAGGCGCTCGACGCGCTCGACCTCGTGGGCCTGGCCGACTTCGCCGAACGCCCGGCCCCGGCGTTGTCCGGTGGCCAGCAGCAGCGGGTCGCGCTGGCCCGCGCCCTGGTGCGCGAGCCGAAGGTGCTGCTGCTCGACGAGCCGCTGAGCAACCTCGACGCCGGGCTGCGGGACCGGATGCGCGACGAGATCCGCGCCGTGCAGCAGCGGCTCGGCATCACCACGGTTTTCGTCACCCACGACCAGGACGAGGCCCTCGCGGTCTCCGACGACGTGGTCGTGATGAACAGCGGCTCGATCGTCGAACGCGGCCGGCCGCAGGAGATCTACGCCCGGCCACAGCAGGAGTTCACCGCGCGCTTCCTCGGGGTCTCCAACACGCTCACCGGCGTCGTCACCGAGGTGCTGGAGACCGGCGTGTGCGTGCAGGTCGGGCCCGGCCGGCTGGTCTGCAGCACCAGCTCCGAGCTGAGCGCGGGCGACGCGGTCAGCGTGTTCATGCGGCCCGAGAGCTTCGGGTTCTCCCGCAAGCAGCACGACGCCGAAGCGTGGAAAGGCACCGTGGAGTTCAGCATCTACCACGGCGACTGCTGGGACTACTACGTCCGGCTCGGCGACGACGTGCTGAAGGTCCGCGTTTACAAGGAGAAGGTCGGCCTCGCCCACGGCGACCCGATCTTCCTGCAGCCCGAGCCCGAGGACGCGATCGTCCTGCCCGCACACTGA